CTCGAGGCGGGGTGACCGTCCGGAGCCGTAAGCTCTCCGGCCCTTCGGGACACTCGGCCCGGGTCCTTGGGACGCCTACCGTGACACTTCATGGATGGTTCCCCAGCTCCCCTCGAGGACGATGCCTCGCGGCTCGATCGTCTCCTGGCGCATGAAGGGCAATACCTGGACGAGGCTCGCCGCCTGGCGCAGCGGGACCCTTCCTCGGACGGAGCCTCGGCCCCCGCGGATCCCGGCATCACCGCTCCACGGCGTGACCTGTGCGGGCTCGCCTTGTCCGGAGGCGGCATCCGCAGCGCGACCTTCAACCTGGGTCTGCTTCAATGCCTGCAACAAATGGGACTGCTGGAGATGTTCGACTACGTCTCCACCGTCTCGGGCGGAGGGTACATCGGGGGCTTCTGGACGGCGTGGCGTCACTACCACCTGAAGGAGCCCTCCGCCGGGAACACGGTCGCGCTCTTCCCCATGAGCCAGGAGCAGGGCGCTCGCGGAGCACGCTTCGCGGAGGTGCGTCACCTGCGAGAGTTCAGCAACTTCCTGAACCCCCGGTTGGGGCTGCTGAGTCTCGACACGGGCCGGATGTTCGTCGCGGCCCTGAGCGCCGTCCTTCCCTCCCTCCTCGCGGCGTTCTCCTTCCTCGTCCTGGTGCTGCTGCTCTGGCTGCTGCTCGCCTGGCTGTTGCTGCTCGGCTGGGAGGGCTCGCCTCCGTGGGTGGCGCGGGCCGTCTCGTATGCCCTGATGATCGGAGTCACTTGTGGGGCGCTGTTCACCTGGGAGCTGCTCCTGTTCCGGCAGGACAACCGGGTGAGGCTCAACCGCGGCCGCCCGGGCGCGAATCCCGACGAGGAGGTCCAGGAGCGCGAGGGCCGCAGGTTCGGCTACTACCTCAACGCCTCGGTGTTGGCGGTGGGCACCGTGCTCTTCTTCTGGCAATGGCTCGTCCACGCCCACCCCGCGAACGCTCAGGCCTTCCACTCCGTGTGGTGGCCCGTCACGGAGGACGCTCCTCCCTGGCCAGAAATGGTGTCAGACGATTCGTCGCTTCTCGGGCTGCGGCGCTGAGGGATCGCGTCGCAGTGCAGCCTCGCCTCGCCGCGTACCTGCGCTCCGAACGTCGCCTGCCCTTCAACGAGCACGGCATCTTTCGCCATTACCCGGAGCAGCCGGCCGCAAGTGGTCCGCCCGGAGGCGGTTCCGGGCCACTCGCCTGACACTCCAGTGGCTATACGCTGGGCACCGGGATGGCTCGGCAGTGGCCGCTCCATCCCCGGCACCGCGGCGCCTCCCACCTCGCGCCGGCGCGCGGCCTCTTCGCTCCGGCGGTGCAGGCCTTTCAGCGTCTTCCTCTGCACCATCAGGTGGGGAGGGTGATGAGGCTGGGGCTGAAAGGCCCCGCCTGCCGCGGGCTCATGCGGATGCGCACGAGCAGGCGGATCCCCTGAGGTACTGGTAATGTCGAATGGGGCCCTTGTGCGGGGGGCCACCTCCAGGAGTCGTTGTATGCTATGTCGGCTGGCGCTGCTGTCCTTCCTGTTTCTTGTGGGGTGTAGCGGCGCCACGCAAGCAGTCCGCCCCGCCCCCCTCCAGCAGAGGTTCTGCGTCTACGTACCGCACCGTGAGGCCTCGGTTGCACGGGCTGAAGGCGACGGCGGCCAGGCCGCCGTGCTTGCGCCGGGGGGGCGGGCAGTGGGTTCACCCGCAGTGCCGCTCACCCCACCTCCGCCCCCGTCGCCGCTGCGAGGGGTTGCTGGCTTGACGTGTTCGACGTCGGAGCCGCCATCAACTATGAGCAGAGGTATGATGATCCACCCTATTGGCGGATCCGAGGAAGAGAGCAGCAGTTGATCGATTTCCATGGAGGCGCCCAATCCGACACCGGCAAGCCCTATCGAACCGAGAATGTCGTGCGCGCCGTGGCGAAAGACAACCCGCGGAGCCAACGATTCCACGACGCCGCCACCATGCGCTGGGGTCAACTCCACCCCTACACAGGACACTAAGGGATGAAATCCAAGTACAAACCAGGGTCGTTCTTGAGGATTCCGTTGCCTGATGGTTCATTCGGCCATGCGAGGACGCTCGATCCACCGTTCGATGCCTTCTACGACTACAGAACCACCACTCCAGAGTCGGATCTGGGCAGAATCGCATCAAAGCCAATCCTCTTCAGGATAGTCGTTCGCAGCCCCTACCCGGACTCATGGGCGTTCATCGGGTGGAGAGCGCTTGAAGAGCGTTTCACTCAACCTATCGTCCAATACAGGCAAGAAGTGGGACCCTTCGGCCGCTGCACGATTTTCGACACCCTCGGCAATGTGAGAGATGCGGAGCCTCACGAGTGCATAGGGCTTGAGCCCTCGGCGGTTTGGGATCCACATGGAGTCGAGAAGCGCTTGCTGGATGCGTTCATGGAGCGGCCCAACGCCGCGTTGGAGCGGATGAAAGCAGAGCTGCGAGACAGGATGCTGAAATGACGGCCTCAGACGCTGAGGCGGGGTGACCGTCCGGAGCCGTAAGCTCTCCGGCCCTTCGGGACACTCGGCCCGGGTCCTTGGGACGCCTACCGTGACACTTCATGGATGGTTCCCCAGCTCCCCTCGAGGACGATGCCTCGCGGCTCGACCGTCTCCTGGCGCATGAAGGGCAATACCTGGACGAGGCTCGCCGCCTGGCGCAGCGGGACCCTTCCTCGGACGGAGCCCCGGCCCCCGCGGAGCCCGACATCACCGCTCCACGGCGTGACCTGTGCGGGCTCGCCTTGTCCGGAGGCGGCATCCGCAGCGCGACCTTCAACCTGGGTCTGTTGCAATGCCTGCAACAAATGGGACTGCTGGAGATGTTCGACTACGTCTCCACCGTCTCGGGCGGAGGGTACATCGGGGGCTTCTGGACGGCGTGGCGTCACTACCACCTGAAGGAGCCCTCCGCCGGGAACACGGTCGCGCTCTTCCCCATGAGCCAGGAGCAGGGCGCTCGCGGAGCACGCTTCGCGGAGGTGCGTCACCTGCGGGAGTTCAGCAACTTCCTGAACCCCCGGTTGGGGCTGCTGAGTCTCGACACGGGCCGGATGTTCGTCGCGGCCCTGAGCGCCGTCCTTCCCTCCCTCCTCGCGGCGTTCTCCTTCCTCGTCCTGGTGCTGCTGCTCTGGCTGCTGCTCGCCTGGCTGTTGCTGCTCGGCTGGGAGGGCTCGCCTCCGTGGGTGGCGCGGGCCGTCTCGTATGCCCTGATGATCGGAGTCACCTGTGGGGCGCTGTTCACCTGGGAACTGCTCCTGTTCCGGCAGGACAACCGGGTGAGGCTCAACCGCGGCCGCCCGGGCGCGAATCCCGACGAGGAGGTCCAGGAGCGCGAGGGCCGCAGGTTCGGCTACTACCTCAACGCCTCGGTGTTGGCGGTGGGCACCGTGCTCTTCTTCTGGCAATGGCTCGTCCACGCCCACCCCGCGAACGCTCAGGCCTTCCACTCCGTGTGGTGGCCCGTCACGGAGGACGCTCCTCCCTGGCGGGAGCGGCTCCATGTGTTCGACCCCGCCATCGCCTGGGTGGGGGCGGCCGGCGCCCTCGTGCTGCTGCGATGGCTGAGCTCCCGGTTCGCCACGGCCTGGATGCAGCGGACGGAGCGGGCCGCGATGAGCCGGGTCATCAGCCGGCTGCTGCTCCTGGCGAGCTTCTGGTCGGTCCTCTCGTGCTTCTGGCTGGCCGGGATGTTCTTCCTGACGTCGAACCTGATGGAGATCTACTCCCTGTTGCAGACGGGAGTGGTGGCCACCGTGATGGTGCTCTCGGCCGCCTTCGCCAGGCTGCAACAGCTCTTCAGTCGCCGGGCGACCCGGCCGGTCAGCCCCACCGCGAGCAGTCGCCTCCGCTCGTACCTGCCCCAGCTCCTGGCGTACACCGTCCTGGCGTTGAGCTTCCTCGGCGCGGTGATGCTCGTGCTCCGGGCGATGAACCAGGCGTGGTTGCCCCATCTCGTGGGGACAGTCATTGCCCTGACCGGGCTCACCCTGCTGCTCTTCGATGCCAACTCCGTGGGGCTGCACGCCTTCTACCGGGACCGCATCGCGCGCACCTTCATCGGCGCGGCCCATGGGCAGGGACCCGGTCAGACCGAGCTCCACTCCCTGGATGACTTCTCGCTCGATCGACTCAAGCCCCAGCCCGGGCCGCTCCACCTCATCTGCTGCGCGGCCAATGATCTCGCGTCGATAGATCCCATGGCCAATCTCTACCGGGGCGCGGACAGCGCGGTGCTCTCGAGCGTGGGCTTCTCGGTGGGCCCCGAATGGAAGAGCTGGGAGAAGATCCGCCAGGAAGGTGGTACCGCGCCCACGCTCGCCTCGGCCATGACCGCCTCCGCGGCGGCCTTCAATTCCCACATGGGCTCCATGTCCATGCGGCTGGGTCCGGCCGTCACCTTCCTCATGACCGCCTTCAACCTCCGGTTGGGGCTGTGGTGGCCCCACCCGACCCGGGCCCGGCGGCGTTGGTACGAGCGGCTGTGTGTCGGGCTTCCCTTCTACAAGGAGCTGCTGGGTC
Above is a window of Cystobacter fuscus DNA encoding:
- a CDS encoding patatin-like phospholipase family protein; translated protein: MDGSPAPLEDDASRLDRLLAHEGQYLDEARRLAQRDPSSDGASAPADPGITAPRRDLCGLALSGGGIRSATFNLGLLQCLQQMGLLEMFDYVSTVSGGGYIGGFWTAWRHYHLKEPSAGNTVALFPMSQEQGARGARFAEVRHLREFSNFLNPRLGLLSLDTGRMFVAALSAVLPSLLAAFSFLVLVLLLWLLLAWLLLLGWEGSPPWVARAVSYALMIGVTCGALFTWELLLFRQDNRVRLNRGRPGANPDEEVQEREGRRFGYYLNASVLAVGTVLFFWQWLVHAHPANAQAFHSVWWPVTEDAPPWPEMVSDDSSLLGLRR
- a CDS encoding Imm26 family immunity protein; the encoded protein is MKSKYKPGSFLRIPLPDGSFGHARTLDPPFDAFYDYRTTTPESDLGRIASKPILFRIVVRSPYPDSWAFIGWRALEERFTQPIVQYRQEVGPFGRCTIFDTLGNVRDAEPHECIGLEPSAVWDPHGVEKRLLDAFMERPNAALERMKAELRDRMLK
- a CDS encoding patatin-like phospholipase family protein, giving the protein MDGSPAPLEDDASRLDRLLAHEGQYLDEARRLAQRDPSSDGAPAPAEPDITAPRRDLCGLALSGGGIRSATFNLGLLQCLQQMGLLEMFDYVSTVSGGGYIGGFWTAWRHYHLKEPSAGNTVALFPMSQEQGARGARFAEVRHLREFSNFLNPRLGLLSLDTGRMFVAALSAVLPSLLAAFSFLVLVLLLWLLLAWLLLLGWEGSPPWVARAVSYALMIGVTCGALFTWELLLFRQDNRVRLNRGRPGANPDEEVQEREGRRFGYYLNASVLAVGTVLFFWQWLVHAHPANAQAFHSVWWPVTEDAPPWRERLHVFDPAIAWVGAAGALVLLRWLSSRFATAWMQRTERAAMSRVISRLLLLASFWSVLSCFWLAGMFFLTSNLMEIYSLLQTGVVATVMVLSAAFARLQQLFSRRATRPVSPTASSRLRSYLPQLLAYTVLALSFLGAVMLVLRAMNQAWLPHLVGTVIALTGLTLLLFDANSVGLHAFYRDRIARTFIGAAHGQGPGQTELHSLDDFSLDRLKPQPGPLHLICCAANDLASIDPMANLYRGADSAVLSSVGFSVGPEWKSWEKIRQEGGTAPTLASAMTASAAAFNSHMGSMSMRLGPAVTFLMTAFNLRLGLWWPHPTRARRRWYERLCVGLPFYKELLGRSRAKGRDVLLSDGAHFENLALYELVRRRCRFIIVSDCGMDADTSFDDFANVVRRVREDFGVELRIDLSPLRPDGDTGLSRRTVVAGDLEYPDGSSGVLLLIKPSLQGNEPPDILQYKTRNTAFPHETTGDQFYDEAQWEAYRRLGEHTALTIFRSVRGESESGRMLATARLFARVRNEWLPVPSGYEERFPRFVERATALDQLLEGAGARKLFREIFKEITELDRQAKTSPPPQVSDAHSLVIEAGSKPTPQELTDALHMIRRALLFMEEVFLTEQLAAHYNHPAYRGVVNYFARWGYAPLLRTWWPLLKTLHSPRFTHFLEERFSLPTVEHKDVGQLGGREEGFAMSCWVAQGGRKPRPHEHLLSYILHLPHGGRPEYPIQAAQLIVRTHQDREGEARPLLWSGGGKPERRVVLWQGDDFYVPPGLWGAGIGEDFLRLITEDPLMPGIVEPGSVLAVRLQVDREASAARRKRWADELHLYHAEGFTQPDPALKQWLADLEPELDQDAAMPWAKKKSEYWKSLWLTRLYQPTPEATARREESFEAESTPGLH